One Candidatus Ornithobacterium hominis genomic region harbors:
- a CDS encoding cell wall anchor protein produces the protein MGALIGGFVGWFFTRQSSELDNVDKAVRIYREMVDNLGNKLSMAIAELDAAKETIKELEQKVEALTIELTKYKQLNGKAKT, from the coding sequence TTGGGAGCATTAATTGGAGGATTTGTTGGGTGGTTTTTCACGCGACAAAGCAGTGAACTGGACAATGTGGACAAAGCCGTGCGGATATACAGAGAAATGGTGGACAATCTTGGTAATAAACTTTCAATGGCAATCGCTGAACTGGATGCAGCCAAAGAAACGATAAAAGAACTTGAACAAAAAGTAGAAGCACTAACGATTGAATTGACAAAATACAAACAATTGAACGGAAAAGCCAAAACATGA
- a CDS encoding nucleotidyltransferase yields MARTIEEIQAEMHQIKQSEPALADLNSTSRTAIWRLWIYIVAFCAWTLEMLFDKHKAELITELYQQSPHTARWYRNKALAFLYGFDLKTDSDVFDTENATLQEIEKAKLVKYAAIVESEDQSRLIVKIAGENQTGKLAPISDGQNGTENVKASFDHYMNEIRDAGVKLTIINYLPDLLKLNLTIKRDPLVLNENGVNILNGKEPVKEAIQAFMKELPFNGELSIQKLEEKILAAPGVLDLVSNNAQTAWIDAEANTYGSYDNIYMSKIPVSGYFSVNFDNNDEPNTLSTINYV; encoded by the coding sequence ATGGCACGAACCATAGAAGAAATACAAGCAGAAATGCACCAAATCAAGCAGAGCGAACCCGCATTAGCAGATTTGAACTCCACCAGCCGCACGGCGATATGGCGGCTATGGATATACATTGTCGCCTTCTGTGCTTGGACACTGGAGATGCTTTTTGATAAACATAAAGCTGAGCTAATCACAGAATTATACCAACAAAGTCCACACACGGCACGCTGGTACCGCAATAAAGCTTTGGCTTTCTTGTACGGGTTTGATTTAAAAACAGACTCAGATGTATTTGATACCGAAAACGCAACACTCCAAGAAATCGAAAAAGCAAAGCTGGTGAAATACGCCGCAATAGTAGAAAGCGAAGACCAAAGCCGCCTTATCGTCAAAATTGCAGGAGAAAATCAAACAGGAAAACTCGCCCCCATTTCAGACGGACAAAATGGAACTGAAAACGTGAAAGCCTCATTTGACCATTACATGAATGAAATCCGTGATGCTGGCGTGAAGCTGACGATTATTAATTATCTGCCCGATTTGCTCAAGCTAAATTTAACCATCAAACGAGACCCTTTGGTTTTGAACGAAAACGGCGTAAATATTTTAAACGGAAAAGAACCCGTAAAAGAAGCTATACAAGCATTTATGAAAGAGCTTCCATTCAATGGTGAACTTTCTATACAGAAATTAGAAGAAAAGATTTTGGCAGCTCCAGGGGTGTTGGATTTAGTTTCCAATAACGCCCAAACGGCGTGGATAGATGCAGAGGCGAACACCTACGGCAGCTATGACAATATATACATGAGCAAAATACCTGTTTCGGGCTATTTCTCTGTGAATTTTGATAATAATGACGAACCTAACACACTAAGCACAATAAATTATGTCTAA